Genomic DNA from Prunus persica cultivar Lovell chromosome G1, Prunus_persica_NCBIv2, whole genome shotgun sequence:
TAAAGCCTAAATTTCATGAAATTAATCAACACCCTTttgtccagagagagagagagagagagagagagagagagagagacctgggAATGATGGGACATATAGCCAATGGACGTGGTTGCTGAAACCAAGGATACCCACCAACCTGAACAGGGAATGCAGCAAAGAGCTGTATCTTAAAATGATATTGAACATGAGTACTCCGAATTAGTTTCATTTAGCCATATCCttgtttcctcttttttctcttgtcTGGGGTGTTAGAGTTGGGTCAGTTGGCCCATTTAATGCGACCAAACTAATGATGCAGCTTATCCATATCATGAATGATGCAATGCAGCATTAGCATTTTCATTCCATCCAATCCAActtccaacaaaaataatatgataCGAATTCCACTCTCACGTGAGTTTCCAAAACTGCATTTTTAAGTAAAGAATCTCTCAGTGCCATGCCACGTTAGTGTTTATTGGCGTCCGAGTCGTTTCATTGGCCCTCAACTACAATTTGTATTTCTTTATTATTCCTCGGAGGAGAAAATTTAAATAGCCTAGTACCATTCCATTCCATGCGAACCTATCAATGCCATTGGCACTGCAAATACTGCCGTTCCCAAAgtagcaaaaggaaaaattcaGAAGCTCAGGCTTGCAACGATTGGGAAGATGAAAACATCCATTTGCATGCTTTCACTAACGCTGATGCTGATGCTTCTGGTTCTCTCTCACAACATCTTGTGCACGGTAGCGGtagcaggagagagagagagcagcaGATTAAAAATACTTACATCATTCAGATGGACAAGTCCAAAATGCCTGCAAGTTTTGTCGACGACCATTTCCAATGGTATGGCTCCTCTTTGAAATCGGTGTCCAACTCAGCAGACATGCTCTACACCTACAAAAATGTTATCCACGGCTTCTCCACAAGGCTAACTGCTGAGGAAGTTGAGCTTCTTGAAAAACAATCCGGAATTCTTTCTGTTATGCCTGAGTTGAGATATGAGGTCCACACAACTCGGACGCCCCAGTTCCTTGGAATGTTAGGCTGCATAAACGAAGCCGTCTTCCCGGCATCAGAGAAACTCAGCAAGGTGATTATTGGAGTGGTTGATACTGGCGTATGCCCGAGATCAAAAGCTACGATGACAAAGGGCTTGGGCCAGTGCCAAGAAGCTGGAGAGGACTGTGTGAGGAAGGCAAGAACTTCAACTCCTCAAGCTGCAACCGAAAACTCATTGGTGCGAGGTTTTTCCCAAAAGGGTATGAAGCATCAAATCTTGGACCCATTGATGAAAAAGTAGAATCAAGATCACCAAGAGATGTTGATGGCCATAGAACTCACGCCTCAACCATTGCAGCCGGATCTGCCGTTCCAGGAGCTAGCCTATTTGGTTACGCTTCAGGGACAGCAAGGGGGATTGCTACACAAGCTAGAGTGGCCACATATAAGGCTTGCTGGTCTGGTTGGTGCTTGAGCTCTGATATTCTAGCCGCAATGGACAAAGCTGTTGAAGATGGTGTCCACATTTTATCTGTGTCTATTGGGAGATCGCAGTATGAGGATTTCTACACCGACTTTATTGCTATTGGAGCATTCTCTGCCATGGCCAAGGGAGTCTTTGTATCGTGTTCAGCTGGAAATCGTGGGCCAGAAGCGGATAGCACTTCTAACAACGCACCTTGGATAACCACCGTGGGTGCTGGAACAATAGACCGTGATTTCCCCGCTCATGTTAGCTTGGGAAATGGGAAAAAATACAGAGGAGCATCAATTTACAGCGGAACACACTTATCTAGTGGATTGCATCCGCTTGTTTATGCTCGCAATGCAAGTAACTCCACAAGTGACTCCACAAGTGATCCATGCGCTCCTGACAGCTTGATTCCTGAAAAGGTTTTTGGGAAAATTGTGGTGTGTGATCAGGGAGGAACTTACAGCAGGGTCGATAAGAGTATGGTGGTCAAAAAGGCCGGTGGCATGGGGATGATTTTGGCTGACATTGAAGGTTATGATGAAGAACAACTTGTTGTCGACTCATTTGTCTTGCCTGTAGTCGTGGTTGGCCAAAAAGCAGGTGATGCaataaaaagatatattgCCTCCCACGACAATCCAAAAGCCACATTTTCTGGCGGGAAGACAGAGTTGGGTGTCGAACCCTCACCGGTGGTGGCAGCATTCAGCTCTCGAGGACCAAATCCAATCTGTGTAGAACTACTCAAACCAGACCTACTAGCACCTGGAGTGATTATGGAGTGGTGCAGTTGGACCAAGTGGACTCGCTGAGGACCAAGTGGACTCACATGTGAGTGGGCTGGCCGCGGTTCTCAAGATGGCTCACCCAGAATGGAGCCCTGCTCTCATGactgaaggaagttgaggttccaccccaaaaccaattggcaatggggggagtaactcaactccttataagcccttggtaggtttctcaactttccaatgtaggactctttaccttcacattctcaatGACCACATCCTATGCAACGTACAAAAATGGCAAACCAATCGAAGATGGTGCTACTGGAAAACCTGCAACACCATACGATTATGGTGCGGGCATGTGAACCAAGTGGCAGCCCTTGACCCAGGCCTTGTTTATGATCTTACAGTTGAAGATTACTTAGGCTTCCTTTGTGCCCTGCATTATCCAATAGAAGATATCAAGAGAGCCACTCACATGGACTTCACCTGCGATTCGAACAAAAATGATCGTGTTGAAGACTTTAATTACCCATCTTTTAAGAGGTGTATCCAATTCATACTTATAAagactttttttaagtgagTGACTTTTATAGAGATGACAAATTCTTAAATACTTTCGTGGAGTTGATAAAAGTCACTAATAAATTGGCAAGACTTTTGCTCTTAATAATTAGCCTTAAAAGTATGGAAAAGTCATTCATTTAAtaagctttttaaaagtcattaactttttgaataccaccaaacttttaaatactttttaaaagtcataattgaataccaccaaacttttaaatatttttaaaagtcacaattgaataccactagaCTTTTATATACTCCTTAAAAGTCTAAATTGAATACCTCAAGATTTTTAAACTCtataaaagtcattaaaagtttgaattggGTGTTGGCATATTCACAGCAGACCCAGAgggtaataataatattactgGACCAACCACTGTAAAATACACAAGGACACTGACCAATGGGTACTCCAACAACATACAAGGTCTCAGTTCCTACACAGACACCATCAGTGAAGATCTTGGTTGAACCAAAATCACTGAGTTTCACTCGACCATACGAGAAGAAGACTTATACTGTGACTTTTGTGGCGGCTCCTCTGCTGATCCTTTATGTCTATGTGGTGGCtgttttcttcagttttttcttgTCTTAGCGGCCTCCAATAACACATCAATTTTGTGTGTgactgttttttcttttctttttttctggaaAACACATGTCCAGAATTTTGTTTTGCGTATTTTTCATTGTTGCGGTCATGTTCTACCCTGTTGCGCCATTGTTGGATTCACTTTAACATTCTGGTACACAAAAAATATAGCAACAAAACAATCACCTCTTCAACACTAATTACCATCAATCTCATTCATCTCCCAGAAGAACAGACACACTAAATTTTCCAATAACGGAACCATCTCCTTCAGAGATACACTAAATTTATCAGGCATTGTTCTTACAACCAACGGGAGAGGGGTGCCACTTAGTGAATAATTGCCCGAATATATAAAACTAAAATCCCAGGAAACAAGAACAATTAAGCTTACCGCAGacttgagagaaaaaaaattaataaaaggaGGAATAGTCAGGAATTCTTACCACACTTGAATCCTCACAAATATGAACCCCAAAAGGGAATTAGACTGAATTAGCAGGTGAAAAATGGCTTTAGGTTCACAGGAGTCAGGACTGGGCAATAGATGTGGTGTCCTTCATAGCAATTACATTTTACTAGTACTGTACAATATCAccaaatattattaaattaaaagagaagattTCAACACATTTTCAAAATGGGATCATCCAGTGTCTCAGCTGAAGATGATAAACTCTTTAACAAAGCTATTTTAATCTCCATTATATAATGGAATGCACTACGTGGAGGGAGAACCCCAAATTCTGGAGATGCCATGTGAGtttcaaatattatttaaataggGGATCGATCTCTTAGTGCCATGCCATGTGAGTTCTATTGATCGATCTCTCAgtattggaatttttttatagacAAAATCATATTTTGTCAACACGTCTgattttatttccttctttcttcttgtgaAACTTCTGAGTTTATTTCACTGGCACTCAAGTGCAGAATATTTAACTAGCCACGGTAGCCATGTTAAGTGAGTTTAAAGTCCATTAGCATTTAATTCCCATCCTTTAATATCgcttgaatttattttattttttatatagataATTTGGCACTGGCATTGCAATAATTCTGCATTTCCCATATAAGCAAAAGGAAATGAAGCTCAAGCTTGCTAAAAGTGAGAAGATGAAGATACCCATTTGCATGCTTCCACTAACGCTTATGCTTCTGGCTCTCTCTCACATCTCGTGCGTGGTagcagaagagagagagcagcAGATGAATAAGACCTACATCATTCGCATGGACAAGTCCAAAATGCCTGCGAGTTTTGGCGACGACCATTTCCAATGGTATGGCTCATCTTTGAAATCGGTGTCCAAGTCAGCAGACGTGCTCTACACCTACAGAACCATAATTCACGGCTTCTCCACAAGGCTAACTGCTGAGGAAGCTGAGCTGCTTGAAAAACAAACAGGGGTTGTTTCTGTTTTACGTGAGTTAAGATATGAACTTCACACAACTCGGACACCCGAGTTCCTTGGAATAACCTTTGCCAGAAACGAGGCCATCTTCCCGACATCAGATAAAATAAGTAGGGTGGTTATTGGCTTAATTGACACCGGTGTCTGGCCTGAGATCAAGAGCTACGATGATAAAGGTCTTGGGCCAGTGCCAAAGACCTGGAAAGGGAAGTGCGAGGAAGGAACAAACTTCAACTCATCAAGTTGCAATAGAAAGCTAGTTGGTGCGAGATTTTTCCCAAAAGGATATGAAGCATCAATGGGACAACCCATTGATGAAAGAGTAGAATCAAGATCACCAAGAGATGATAGTGGCCATGGAACTCACACCTCGACCACTGCAGCCGGGTCTGCAGTCCCGGGAGCTAGCCTATTTGGTTATGCTTCGGGGACAGCAAGGGGTATGGCTACACAAGCTCGAGTAGCCACATACAAGGCCTgctggtttggtgggtgttacTCCTCTGATATTATAGCCGCAATGGATAAGGCTGTTGAAGATGGCGTCAACATTTTATCTTTGTCCATAGGGGGTACACGGTACCATAATTATTACACAGACGCTATGGCCATCGGAGCTTTCTCTGCCATGGCCAAGGGAATCTTTGTGTCAGGTTCAGCCGGAAATAGGGGGCCAGCTAAGGGGAGCTTGTCCCACAATGCACCTTGGATAACCACCGTGGGTGCTGGAACACTAGACCGTGATTTCCCGGCTTATGTTAGCCttggaaatagaaaaaaatatagaggTATATCAATCTATGCCGGACCATCACTATCTTGTGGATTACTTCCACTTGTTTATGCTGGTAATGCAAGTAACTCCATAGATGGTGATCTATGCAGTCTTGACAGTCTGATTCCTGGAAAGGTTGCCGGGAAAATTGTGGTATGTGATAAAGGGATAACCTACAACTCTGAGAAGAGTGCGGTGGTAAAAAAGGCTGGTGGTCTAGGGATGATTTTGGCAAATACTAAAGCTTATGGAGAAGAGGTTGTTGCCGACTCGTATCTTTTGCCTACAGTAGTGGTTGGCCAGAAAGCTGGTGATGCAATAAAACGATATATTGCCTCCCATGATAATCCGAAAGCCACATTTGATTTTGGGAAAACGCAATTAGGAGTGGAGCCCTCGCCAGTGGTGGCAGCATTCAGCTCTAGAGGACCAAATCTAATCTCTCCAACCGTACTCAAACCGGACTTAATAGCACCAGGAGTGAATATCCTAGCTGGGTGGTCTGGTGCAGTTCCACCATCTGGATTTTATGAAGACACCAGGAGGGTGAGCTTCAACATCATTTCAGGTACATCCATGTCATGCCCACATGTGAGTGGGCTAGCTGCCCTTCTCAAGGCGGCTCACCCAAAATGGAGCCCTGCAGCCGTTAAGTCTGCTCTCATGACCACATCCTATACCAcatacaaaaatggaaaaccaCTCAAAGATATTGCTACCAGAAATGCTGCAACACCATTCGATTACGGTGCCGGGCATGTGGACCCAGTGGCAGCCCTTGACCCAGGCCTTGTTTATGATCTTGGTGTCGAGGACTACCTAAGCTTCCTTTGTGCCTTGAATTATACAACAAGAGATATCAAGATACTCACCCACATAGACTTCACCTGTGATTCAAGCAAGAATTACAGGGCTGGAGATCTAAATTATCCATCTTTTGCTGTTTCTCTAAACACAAGTTCAGGCAACAGGGGAGCAGGCACTAAAATATACACAAGGACTCTCACAAATGTGGGTACCCCAGGAACATACAAGGTATCTGTTTCTGCACTATCACCATCAGTGAAGATCTGGGTTGAACCAAAATCACTGAGTTTCGCTCAAGCATATGAGAAGAAGATGTATACTGTAACCTTTGTGACCAGTGCTATGCCATCTGGTACAAAAAGCTTTGCTAACTTGGAATGGTCTGATGGGAAACATATAGTGAGTAGTCCTATTGCTATCAGctggttttaattttagtaCCATTGTTGAACCTAATCTAACTCCAGATCAGAGGATGCAGTGGCTCCTCTGCTGATCCGTGGTTGCTGATAAGGTGCTTAGAAATGCACTGAATCATGCAGCGTGGTGAAATAAAATTCTGCAGTGGTaggttttctcttttcagtttatttttgcTTTAGTTGTATCACTTAATacatcaattttttctttcctggAAAGATATGCTgggaattttgttttggatattACCAGAGACTGAgggaaatttatttattaaataaaaataaatgaaaaaactaaCTAGTCACACAATCTTGTCACAATTGAAGCtttggaaaaggaaaatctGCCAAATGTTTATGGTAATAGCCAATAGCTTCTAACCTCATTTAGGCTAAACTCTCCAACAAAGCTATTTTTAATCACCAAAAAAGGCAAACCTTGTTGATATGGAGGATGTTTCCGATTACAATCTCCCTGGGTAAACAGTAGCTACTATAAGCCCCATGGTTACCCAGAACATAGACGAGAAACTCATCCATTATACTGGTCTTTTGCATTCCTTACAGGCAATCAGCTATCATGGCATCCATTTAGCACTTTGGGGGAAGGGTGGATTAGAGAGACTTACGATAACATTGtataactataaaatcatAGAGCAGTCTCCAATGCAAACATCACGAAATCGATCAAAATGAAATACCTTGAAGTTACAATAAgtttaaaaagtaaaacaaaacaaactccCAAATGTCATTCTAAATCGTCTACGGACTGACAAACAGGGAGGTAATAAGTATCAAGCTGCCAATACTTTTGTTTAACACCTTCCCAAACTTGTTCTCCTAAACAATCCTTAACAGGCAATGGAATGAACTGTGTAGAGTAACCCAAATTCTGAAGCTCTAGTGAAACCAAGTGACAGTACACAACATGGAAGAATGCATTACCTCCACAAAGGCCATTAAAGAATGAGTAGATTCCCCCAGGCTTCAACAACACAGGAAGATGCTGGTGGAACTCTCTCAAGTCTTCATAGTACTCTCCATAGGTGTCAAAGAAAATCCCTGAACAACAAAcgaaaaaccccaaaaatttcaaatattgtgactgaaaatttcaaaaaattgaaGGCTTGAAGCTTAAACAGCAATTTGAATTGGTCCATTTCAATTCCACTTACCATCATAAGATTGAAGTTGAGGTAGCACATCCTGCCAGCGCCCAAATATTATGTTCACATTGTCCTTCTGAGCCCAACCGGTTCGAACCATGCGCCCGTAAACCTCCGGGTGAGCTTCAACAATGGTGTGCGAAACAGGGGAGTATTGCTGGATGGCCGTGTCCACGAGGCCCATCCCAAATCCAATGTTCAGTACATGCCCACCTCCTGAGCAAACAGCTTTCGCGTGTGCCTCCATTAATGGCTTCTCCCAAGCCATCATCACCGCCTTACTGTCTGAGTCCATCAGCTTGTCCTCGCTGAAGCTCACCCTGTCTTCCAAGTAATCTCCATTGCCATCCCCATTCTTATTCTCTTTCCTCGCAATCGTTCCCAGTACCAATTCAGCTTGAATCCCTAATTAGCTCAAATTAATCAAacacttttcatttttcattcataCAACTCCAAATTAGAACAACTTAGAGTAAATTTCTAGTTTCTATGTTAAGCACGTACCGGCATTGAGGAGGATGTCGTAGGCATTTTCGTGGCCTGCGTCCATGGCAAAATCTCCGGCGGAGAGATTGGAAGGAGATAGGGCGTTCCATGGCGCGCCAGCTTCTAGAAGAGTCTTGACGGCATCTCCGTGGCCCAGCTTGGCCGCGTGCATCAGCGGGGTAAGGCCGTCGCCGTCGAAGTACGAAACGTCAGCTCCGGTTTCGATTAAAGTTTTCAGCTTTTCGGCTTCGCCGTTCCTCGCCGCCTCGCATAGTTGCTCGCCTTCCGCCATGTCTGTCTCAGTGTGCAGTGTCTGTCAAACCCTGGTCAAGGTTTATTAACGAAGGATAAATTGGACTTACCCCCACTCAGCTTTCAAAAATTATGATTTCTTCCCATTATAGCtattctatttatatattgaccacgttatttatttatttaattttgtgattATATATTAACTACTTTCTAATGttcaaaaaaaacacacattaACAATTATCTTATCCAATACACAAGAAAAAGTTAGTTGCAACATGGATAACACTGTTTTGTTATTCCCGACCAATAATGTTATATCACATAGAAGTATTATCATGCTTGTCATAGTATTATTAGTCgagaataataaaatagtgATATTCATGTTTCATAGAAATCTCTCTCAATACACACACAACTGCAAGGAAATTAATAGCTAAAAGATTTCCTTTTTTGGCAGCAGTTGACCATTGtcaaagaaatcaaatttgCACTTTTCAGATCCAATTCACATTTTGATTAGACTAACACTCAATTATGTTactatggtttttttttttccaatcacacacatatatatatatatatttgaataatactagtcttaccacattttttaTACCACAATTTTATATCACATGATGTGGCAGCTGATGTGTACATACCACATCATGTAAAATActagtttatatttttctaattttatttattaaaatacacttcattcaTTTAATTGATATGACATATGATATGGATAtaccacatcatgtggtatagaaatatGGAATAATAATGTAGTAAGTGTAGTATTactctataattttttaatgtcatgtgttatatattcatatgttataatatgaattAATAACggatttatattataaagtgtaatattaataaataaaagacacATTATAATGTATTGATGACAAGTGTGATGattacattaaaaaatttatcaaaacaCATAAAATCCATTGCAATAGAATGGAATGAAGCCAATTCAGTTAGCTATAATATTAGGTCACTAAATTTGATCCTTAAAACATGTGTCGATCTATTacttattataaaaaaaaaaaattcaatttaaactaaaaattaGATTAAAAAATGCCATCTtataaagtaaataaaacaacattaaatattaaaaatgtaTTCATTATAAAGAAACttttattcataaaaaaacATGAGCACAAATAGTTCCAAAGAAGTCAAGAAGATTGTTggcaacaaaaggaaaaagccaAGAAAAATACTTAAATCAACCTAATCATAATCATCATGCTTAATTAAAAGCCTTTGAGAGAGTTGCCAATGTCATAATCATAATTCCAAGGCTATTATAGTCAATGGATCACAATAACTCACGCGGTGGGGGATCAGCGTCACCATCTCAATCGACCAATTTTGACCACGCTCCAAACTCGTATGTCACCCATTGACGGtggaaacgacgtcgtttagGAACTCACTTATTCGCGGAGTTTccgaaaaaaacaaataaagctTTAAAACGTTAGTTTTATATTCGCACCAATTTCaagctcctctctctctctctctctctctctctctctccccccaaCCTTCTTTTTCCTGGAATTGCAGTTGCTTCATTGAAATAACGGAATCTCTCCTCAACCCATTGATCTTTTTAACGTCTTTATCTATTTTGCAtttgtattttcttccacTGTCAATGTTGTGACCAAGTTCATCTGGAAATTGAACGTGTTTTGAGCTAGGGTTCATTTCTTgtctgaaacaaaacaagattGTTGTTAATTTGTGAATATATTCAACTTTACGAATCGTGGGGGTGATTTATTAATGGCGTCAAGTTTTGATCGGTGGGAGAAAGATCCATTTTTCTCAGCGGCCGAAGAAGTTCAAGAATCCGCAGACAGGTAGCATTTCTAATTGTCCATTTATGTCTTCTCTAGGGCTtcatttttaatcttttcattttcccaataaattttgaacttttctttgttttattgcAACCTTGGTTTACATCTTGGATTTGGTAGCTTCCAGCTAATTTAAATCAACTTCCAGCGTTAGGAAGCTTTCAGCAGATTCGTTTTTTGCCCCAATTAATCCAaaattcctctcttttttccctGCATTTCCTCAACATTTGCAATTTGTGCACGTGCTCATTGAGTTAATTGTGTTTATCTGCAATCTGTATGCTGGGAAAGacgaaattagggtttttctATATGCACTTATTTTTCGCGATGAAAGGTGCATTGAATGCTGGGAATGATATTCAGTTTGGTTTTGGTTGCTGTCATTGATTTGTTAATTTAATGTTTATGTGGTTTTCAAGGATGGAATCTACATATAGAACATGGATTCATGCCAAGAAAGACACTTCCAGTATGTGGGATCCCGAGGAACTTCACAGGGATCTCCGTACAACCCTTGGAACTACCAAATGGCAggtcctcttctctctctcggCTATTGGTGTGGACATTTAGGCAGAGCAAACCTTATTAATTGGTGTTATGCCCATATTAGTGTAGTGAATAATTGATTAAATTCTGTGTTGGCAATGCAGTTAGAGGAGTTTGCGCGAGCCGTCAGGTCAAGTTATGCTAGAAGCTCATGTGAAGATGCAAGAGACAGGCACCATGAATTCATTGTTGCCATTGAGGACCAGATTTCCAAAATTGAAATCTCATTACAGGAAGTTGCCCTTTCTGAAGGCAAGGCTTCTCAGCCTTGGGTGCGTTTGGATGAAGGGGAGTGCAATGAGCttgcattttttctttccGGACCATCTGCATCTAAAGAGAGAGTTATTGCTTTGAGTAATGACAGGGATAGTGAAAACCTACGAGTGACAGATAAAGAATCGGCACCAGGCTGTTCGAAGAATTCATGTGGTTCAGCCGAGTGGGGTTCCCAGAAGACTAGGGAGGAGAAGCCACATGGGCATAGGAGGACAGCTAGTGCTAGTGCTGACATTGGTGTTTGGAAGATTGCAGTTTTTGATGATGCATTCTTACCAAGTTCTTCTGCGATGATGGTTGAGCAACCTGTACGAAAGATTCCCAGTTTCTCTGGGTTTATTAGTTCCATGGAAACCGCATCAAAGTTGAAGTGGTCAAAGAATGGTTTTAGGAAGTGGAAGGCAGTGGACCGTCATGAAGATGCTGATGCTGCATTGTTGCCATCTTCTCAGTTGTCTGGGGTATGCATGCTTTAGTCCTTTGATTTAATTTACTACTGGAACTTTATATTTATTGTTGTGTTACTAATGATTAAAATTCTGGTTTTCCATTTAGGGCATCAATGCTTGTTATGAAAAAAGTAAGAGTTGTTTGGATAGTTGCGACGACTGTTATGATAAACCATTGTATGGCTGGTACGGAGCTATTCAGAGACAACTTCAAAGGTCTCAGTACTACGTGCAATATAGTTGGCCTGCTCGTGTAGCTTTTTGGATTGCTCTTGTTTGCTTGATTGGTAAGCTTCTCTGTTTTGTTTGCTAATTCATCTATTAAGTGCATattcttaataatttttatgtgAAATACAACAGAATCTTTCTTTTCTGTCATTTCCCTTTAAGTAACTGATATCTTTGTATTCATGAGTTTGCTCTTTTCGTTCCTTGCAGTTTTAATTGCATTGCGTGCTATCTGAGCCGTGGCCCTTGTCCACAGATTTTGGTACCTCATGACAGCGCGAAGAGAAAGCCAAGCTGTCAATTGTTGGACATAGATGTGGAATATTGTGTTCAAAAGAttacaatattattttcaCACATTGTTGAAGCGTCTAGCGGTGAACACAACCTACAACCTTCAGAGAATTTCccttctgttttgtttttcaatttcgACATCCTTGAAGGAGGGTAAATTCTGTTGTATTATAgaacaaaaatttcagataagctGGAACAGGGTTGTAAGCTGAAAGATATTGCTAATGCATCctgtaatataatttttttttattttaatgtacTGGTACTATTTGTGTAgtatataaaaatttagatTTCTTATCCTTGCTTTTCAATCTGACCAAAAAACAGTTGTGGAAGGTAGCAGAAATATTCTGCCTATGTTTTTTAAACGGtaaataaattttcatttcgaTCCTCAATGGTTGTACAAATTCGCTCGAAATATATTCTAGAAACTCGAATGAAGGACGGACTACATACATCAAAACAATCTCCACCTTTCTCTACACTGCATACATCCGAAATGCTTTAAATACACACAAGTTTATTCTCTTGGACCACATTGTGCTGAAACTGAAAGCTACCGCGAAGCACGATTGTCCTGGTGGTTTTTCTGTAAAGCAAAACCATCATGATCCTTCTTGCCGAAGTCTAGGCCCTGGAATGTGACCCCAGATGAATGATACTGACTACCAAAGGCGGTGCCAAATCCCCATCCAAGACCTAGACCAACCCCACAACCTCCAccttagaaaacaaaatgctAAGTTAATGATATACGCACCATGGTGTACTTGAATGCATTCCGAAAACATAAACTAGAAATTCCAGTTGGATTAAAGGGGAAAGGGTATACCTACACCAAGGCCCAAGAAATTCAACGGTGTGCCTgtagcaaaaacaaaattgtaaattaGTAAACAAGGGCTATATACATTGCAG
This window encodes:
- the LOC18791204 gene encoding subtilisin-like protease SBT1.7 → MKIPICMLPLTLMLLALSHISCVVAEEREQQMNKTYIIRMDKSKMPASFGDDHFQWYGSSLKSVSKSADVLYTYRTIIHGFSTRLTAEEAELLEKQTGVVSVLRELRYELHTTRTPEFLGITFARNEAIFPTSDKISRVVIGLIDTGVWPEIKSYDDKGLGPVPKTWKGKCEEGTNFNSSSCNRKLVGARFFPKGYEASMGQPIDERVESRSPRDDSGHGTHTSTTAAGSAVPGASLFGYASGTARGMATQARVATYKACWFGGCYSSDIIAAMDKAVEDGVNILSLSIGGTRYHNYYTDAMAIGAFSAMAKGIFVSGSAGNRGPAKGSLSHNAPWITTVGAGTLDRDFPAYVSLGNRKKYRGISIYAGPSLSCGLLPLVYAGNASNSIDGDLCSLDSLIPGKVAGKIVVCDKGITYNSEKSAVVKKAGGLGMILANTKAYGEEVVADSYLLPTVVVGQKAGDAIKRYIASHDNPKATFDFGKTQLGVEPSPVVAAFSSRGPNLISPTVLKPDLIAPGVNILAGWSGAVPPSGFYEDTRRVSFNIISGTSMSCPHVSGLAALLKAAHPKWSPAAVKSALMTTSYTTYKNGKPLKDIATRNAATPFDYGAGHVDPVAALDPGLVYDLGVEDYLSFLCALNYTTRDIKILTHIDFTCDSSKNYRAGDLNYPSFAVSLNTSSGNRGAGTKIYTRTLTNVGTPGTYKVSVSALSPSVKIWVEPKSLSFAQAYEKKMYTVTFVTSAMPSGTKSFANLEWSDGKHIVSSPIAISWF
- the LOC18791164 gene encoding protein arginine N-methyltransferase 2, whose amino-acid sequence is MAEGEQLCEAARNGEAEKLKTLIETGADVSYFDGDGLTPLMHAAKLGHGDAVKTLLEAGAPWNALSPSNLSAGDFAMDAGHENAYDILLNAGIQAELVLGTIARKENKNGDGNGDYLEDRVSFSEDKLMDSDSKAVMMAWEKPLMEAHAKAVCSGGGHVLNIGFGMGLVDTAIQQYSPVSHTIVEAHPEVYGRMVRTGWAQKDNVNIIFGRWQDVLPQLQSYDGIFFDTYGEYYEDLREFHQHLPVLLKPGGIYSFFNGLCGGNAFFHVVYCHLVSLELQNLGYSTQFIPLPVKDCLGEQVWEGVKQKYWQLDTYYLPVCQSVDDLE
- the LOC18789131 gene encoding uncharacterized protein LOC18789131 isoform X1; the protein is MASSFDRWEKDPFFSAAEEVQESADRMESTYRTWIHAKKDTSSMWDPEELHRDLRTTLGTTKWQLEEFARAVRSSYARSSCEDARDRHHEFIVAIEDQISKIEISLQEVALSEGKASQPWVRLDEGECNELAFFLSGPSASKERVIALSNDRDSENLRVTDKESAPGCSKNSCGSAEWGSQKTREEKPHGHRRTASASADIGVWKIAVFDDAFLPSSSAMMVEQPVRKIPSFSGFISSMETASKLKWSKNGFRKWKAVDRHEDADAALLPSSQLSGGINACYEKSKSCLDSCDDCYDKPLYGWYGAIQRQLQRSQYYVQYSWPARVAFWIALVCLIVLIALRAI
- the LOC18789131 gene encoding uncharacterized protein LOC18789131 isoform X2, producing the protein MDSCQERHFQYVGSRGTSQGSPYNPWNYQMLEEFARAVRSSYARSSCEDARDRHHEFIVAIEDQISKIEISLQEVALSEGKASQPWVRLDEGECNELAFFLSGPSASKERVIALSNDRDSENLRVTDKESAPGCSKNSCGSAEWGSQKTREEKPHGHRRTASASADIGVWKIAVFDDAFLPSSSAMMVEQPVRKIPSFSGFISSMETASKLKWSKNGFRKWKAVDRHEDADAALLPSSQLSGGINACYEKSKSCLDSCDDCYDKPLYGWYGAIQRQLQRSQYYVQYSWPARVAFWIALVCLIVLIALRAI
- the LOC18788901 gene encoding protein TRIGALACTOSYLDIACYLGLYCEROL 5, chloroplastic, which encodes MVLTNFNGAGVGFGFGVGCGFGVGWGFGGTPLNFLGLGVGGGCGVGLGLGWGFGTAFGSQYHSSGVTFQGLDFGKKDHDGFALQKNHQDNRASR